From the genome of bacterium HR17:
CCCTGGCTTTGTGCCCAGCTGAACGGCGTGACCCACTGCGTCTGGCGGATAACGGACACCGCTTTCACCGCTGAAGTCAATCGTTTGCTTCAGGGGCAGCAGGTCGTCATCGCCGACGGACACCACCGTTACGAGACAGCGCTGGCGTTCCGCGACGAATTGCCCGAAACGCGGGCGGACCCCGACCACCCCGCCAACTTCGTCGGCATCGTCCTCGCTGACCACCAGCGCAACGCCACCGTTCTGCCGACCCATCGGTTGCTGCGGTTTCGTCACCCGGAGCAGGTAGAACGGGTCTTGAGGGAGTTGATGCGCCGTTTCCGCACGGTTAAAGTGGAGTGGGACGGCAGCGACGAAGGCGCCGAGCAGTTGCTTGCCGCCACCGCCGCCCACGCCTTTCTCGTAGTCGCCCAAGGGCGTGTCTGGCAACTGATTGTCTACGGCTTTGAGAGCGGCGTGGCACAAGCCTTGTCCCAGTTGCCGCCTCTGTTGCGAAAAGTGGACACAGCGGTTTTGCACCACGCGGTGCTCCCTCTCGCACTGGCAGGCGCGGGCGTGACACCCGAGAGCGTGGCGTTGGATTACACCCATGACGCCGCCACCGCGATGGCATTCGCCCAGCGAGACGGCGGCTTAGCCGTCCTGCTGCGCTCGGTGCCGCCGTCCCTCGTGTGGGAGGTGGCATCTGCCGGTCACCGTATGCCACCCAAAACGACCTATTTCGTCCCCAAAGCCCCCTCGGGCTTAGTCATGCGCCGCCTCACGCGGTGATGCGCCTACCCCTCCACGCTCAAGCCTGTCTCCCTTGAGCACAACCAAGTCAACCGCGACGGTGCCGTCGGTGGGGTTGGCTGTTGTGTTGGCGACACCCTTGACCCATAGCGGCGGTCAAGCCCTTTTACCCCCCAGCAATACCGCTTCCGCTAGAGGGACAACAAGTTTCATTCGGGCAGGGTCACGCTGCCCAAGATGACAGGTTGGTGAGCACCAGTCGCTGCCGGCAAGTTGCCTGTCAGCCCCATGACTGTCCGGTGCGCCAGAACGGCGAAGGCAATAGCCTCTTTAGCATCAGGGTCAATGCCCAGCGCATCGCTGCGATGCACGCTAACGGTTGGCAGCTGCTCTTGCAGCAGCGCCATCAGCACGGGGTTTTTTGCCCCGCCACCGCTGACGATCAGTTCATCCACACCCTCCACGCGGGGCAGCACAAACCGCACGATGGCGTCGACGATGCTGGCAGCGGTGAACGCCGTCAATGTCATCACGACATCATGTGGGGTCAACCGGCGCCGCCGGGCTTGGGCGACGACCTGTTGCAAAAACGCATCGCCAAACATCTCCCGCCCCGTTGACTTTGGAGGCGGCTGCCGCAGGAAAGGGTGGCGCATCAGCCACTGCAGCAATGCAGAGTCCACCTGTCCCTTGCGCGCCCACGCTCCGTCGCGGTCATAAGTGCGCGTGCCACGCGAAAAGTGGCGCACGGCGCCGTCAATCAGGATGTTGCCCGGCCCCGTGTCAAAGGCAACCACACGGTCTGGACCCACGCCCGCCGGCAGGACAGTCAGGTTGGCAATGCCGCCGAGGTTGAGGGCGACCCGCGTTTTGTGCGGGTGGCGAAGCAGCAGCCAATCTACCAGCGACACCAACGGTGCCCCTTGCCCGCCAGCCGCCATGT
Proteins encoded in this window:
- the anmK gene encoding Anhydro-N-acetylmuramic acid kinase; the protein is MLPTAWRWLADYAVAKERLVIGLISGTSADGVDAALVRVVGMAPQRVETLAFTTLPYPADLRRVVLQASHDGDAATLCWLHFALGELFAEAARRVAELARVPLQRVCLIGSHGQTVRHLPPPLRRARRVRRFARMGTLQLASPAVIALRTGVPVVSDFRAKDMAAGGQGAPLVSLVDWLLLRHPHKTRVALNLGGIANLTVLPAGVGPDRVVAFDTGPGNILIDGAVRHFSRGTRTYDRDGAWARKGQVDSALLQWLMRHPFLRQPPPKSTGREMFGDAFLQQVVAQARRRRLTPHDVVMTLTAFTAASIVDAIVRFVLPRVEGVDELIVSGGGAKNPVLMALLQEQLPTVSVHRSDALGIDPDAKEAIAFAVLAHRTVMGLTGNLPAATGAHQPVILGSVTLPE